A region of Micromonospora chokoriensis DNA encodes the following proteins:
- a CDS encoding PP2C family protein-serine/threonine phosphatase, giving the protein MSEPVNQARHALITTPADRIVGGVGDVLARSYGITDVELYQVDYRLAELLPLTDGDPITSPGHPAWRAFDHQSPTLSDGSAWIPVSMRGERRGVLRLSPVPDDPDVVAALADIATALAHELAAVSAGTDVYRAARRAQRLTLAAEMQWDLLPGRSRIRPSFSLAGQLEPAYAVRGDSFDWSDDGQRLWLSTVNGSGEGVAASLLTSLATHALRNARRAGLSLADQAALADQALYDLYRGEQHLSALLMQLDLRSGMMTVVDAGSPRLVILRDGKVIEQPLEAQFPLGMFEATDYHEQTFPLEVGDRIFVVGDGVLEATGQHTRYGETALDRFLRRTGSMEPLDAVRSLIGDLRAFVAGDLVDDAVVVCLDWTGPQP; this is encoded by the coding sequence ATGAGCGAACCGGTCAATCAGGCACGACACGCACTGATCACGACGCCGGCCGACCGGATCGTGGGTGGTGTCGGGGACGTGCTGGCCCGGTCGTACGGGATCACCGACGTCGAGCTGTACCAGGTCGACTACCGCCTCGCCGAGCTGCTTCCGCTCACCGACGGAGACCCGATCACCAGCCCGGGGCACCCGGCCTGGCGCGCCTTCGACCACCAGTCACCGACGCTCTCCGACGGCAGCGCCTGGATCCCGGTCTCGATGCGGGGGGAGCGCCGGGGCGTCCTGCGTCTGTCGCCCGTTCCGGACGACCCGGACGTCGTCGCCGCGCTGGCCGACATCGCCACAGCCCTCGCGCACGAGTTGGCGGCGGTCTCCGCCGGCACCGACGTCTACCGGGCGGCGCGGCGGGCCCAGCGTCTCACCCTGGCCGCCGAGATGCAGTGGGACCTCCTCCCCGGGCGCAGCCGGATCCGACCGTCGTTCAGCCTGGCCGGGCAGTTGGAACCGGCGTACGCGGTGCGCGGGGACAGCTTCGACTGGTCCGACGACGGGCAGCGGCTCTGGCTGTCCACCGTCAACGGCAGCGGCGAGGGCGTCGCCGCGTCCCTGCTCACCTCGTTGGCCACCCACGCGCTGCGCAACGCGCGCCGCGCCGGGCTGAGCCTTGCCGACCAGGCCGCCCTCGCCGACCAGGCCCTCTACGACCTGTACCGGGGCGAGCAGCACCTCTCCGCACTGCTGATGCAACTGGATCTGCGTTCCGGGATGATGACGGTGGTCGACGCGGGCTCGCCCCGGCTGGTCATCCTGCGCGACGGGAAGGTCATCGAGCAGCCCCTGGAGGCGCAGTTCCCGCTCGGCATGTTCGAGGCGACCGACTACCACGAGCAGACGTTCCCCCTGGAGGTCGGCGACCGGATCTTCGTCGTCGGCGACGGGGTGCTGGAGGCCACCGGGCAGCACACGCGCTACGGCGAGACGGCACTGGACCGGTTCCTGCGCCGGACGGGGTCGATGGAGCCACTGGACGCCGTCCGGTCGCTGATCGGTGACCTTCGTGCGTTCGTGGCCGGTGACCTGGTCGACGACGCTGTGGTCGTCTGCCTGGACTGGACCGGCCCGCAACCGTGA
- a CDS encoding MarR family winged helix-turn-helix transcriptional regulator: MAELNGPTDPETSMAAALDAAAASLLGIWESAREGTSHRVSGAQLRAVMVVEQVDGINLRRLATRLDMLLSSASRLCDRLVAAGMLEREPGRFDRREISLHLTPEARRLLAELRADRQAQLAAVLAGMSPEGRDALLHGMREFDAVARRQQVDTTLAGESVEEKDWPGDPDGPGGPGGPPDRSGQTRTRWTDASGAPERSVGTTREWPTGGPVARTA; the protein is encoded by the coding sequence ATGGCCGAACTGAACGGTCCGACGGACCCCGAGACGAGTATGGCTGCCGCGCTGGACGCGGCGGCCGCTTCCCTGCTGGGCATCTGGGAATCCGCCCGGGAGGGGACCTCCCACCGTGTCTCCGGTGCGCAGCTACGGGCGGTGATGGTGGTGGAGCAGGTCGACGGCATCAACCTGCGCCGGCTCGCCACCCGGCTCGACATGCTGCTCAGCTCCGCCAGCCGGCTCTGCGACCGGCTGGTCGCCGCCGGCATGCTGGAACGTGAGCCGGGCCGCTTCGACCGGCGGGAGATCTCGCTGCACCTCACCCCGGAGGCCCGTCGGCTCCTCGCCGAGCTGCGGGCCGACCGTCAGGCACAGCTCGCCGCCGTGCTGGCCGGGATGAGCCCGGAGGGTCGCGACGCGCTGCTGCACGGGATGCGGGAGTTCGACGCTGTCGCTCGCCGGCAGCAGGTGGACACCACACTGGCGGGCGAGTCGGTGGAGGAAAAGGACTGGCCGGGCGACCCGGACGGGCCGGGTGGGCCGGGCGGGCCGCCGGACCGGAGCGGGCAGACCCGCACGCGGTGGACCGATGCGTCGGGCGCCCCGGAGCGGTCGGTCGGCACCACCCGGGAGTGGCCGACCGGGGGGCCGGTGGCGCGGACCGCCTGA
- a CDS encoding PP2C family protein-serine/threonine phosphatase: MTATRQPSDTPLPADASLARELLDGLAEAVLTTDETGRVTLLNAMAARLLPEITVGTELSRCPVAAVAHAVTTDADRFDADHHGRRLRGARRQLAGPRFAWYVRDVTEEHDRADALRAERSRTAFLAEAGSQLGVSLHREQVLRSTTTLAVPYLADAAVALPRPVAPAEPHARWLRYADGEPAPTDGLAPLTLTSTAPVLAEALAGDLADPIPCPGTELTDLAAMLPPGFGSPGTVLVCPMPGADGPAGALLLVRRTGRPGFDEREIELAREFAARAGAALATADLHDGQAHLARVLQASLLPPELPTVPGVTVAGGYRAAGDTLRIGGDFYEVFPHPRGALFALGDVCGRGVSAAVLTGRVRQCLQTLRLVEQRPLELIHLLNRALFDAPDAARRSQFTTLLLGSLDHGPAGVDIRIAGGGHPSPLLVTADGTVTAVPVGGTAVGALTTARFAETRVHLDPGDVLLAYTDGVTEAHGPRDAESFGEARLRAALASAAGQPPAALIDRVLRAVDDWRDGQAHDDVAMLAIRASAPT; this comes from the coding sequence GTGACCGCGACCCGGCAACCCAGCGACACCCCGCTGCCCGCCGACGCGTCGTTGGCCCGCGAGCTGCTCGACGGGCTCGCCGAAGCGGTCCTGACCACCGACGAGACCGGCCGGGTCACCCTGCTCAACGCCATGGCGGCGCGGCTGCTCCCGGAGATCACCGTCGGCACCGAGCTGTCCCGATGCCCGGTGGCGGCAGTCGCCCACGCGGTCACCACGGACGCCGACCGCTTCGACGCCGACCATCACGGCCGACGGCTGCGCGGTGCCCGGCGGCAACTCGCCGGTCCCCGTTTCGCGTGGTACGTCCGCGACGTCACCGAGGAGCACGACCGCGCCGACGCGCTCCGCGCCGAACGATCCCGCACCGCGTTCCTCGCCGAGGCGGGCAGCCAACTCGGGGTGTCCCTGCACCGGGAACAGGTGCTCCGGTCCACCACCACACTCGCCGTACCGTACCTGGCCGATGCCGCCGTGGCGCTGCCCCGACCGGTCGCGCCGGCCGAGCCGCACGCCCGGTGGCTCCGGTACGCCGACGGCGAGCCGGCCCCGACCGACGGGCTGGCCCCGCTGACGCTGACCAGCACCGCACCCGTGCTGGCCGAAGCGCTGGCCGGCGACCTCGCCGACCCGATCCCCTGCCCGGGCACCGAGCTCACCGACCTGGCCGCCATGCTGCCGCCCGGGTTCGGCTCGCCGGGCACCGTGCTGGTCTGCCCGATGCCCGGCGCCGACGGCCCGGCCGGTGCACTGCTGCTCGTCCGGCGCACCGGGCGGCCCGGCTTCGACGAGCGCGAGATCGAGCTCGCCCGGGAGTTCGCCGCCCGGGCGGGCGCCGCGCTGGCGACCGCGGATCTCCACGACGGGCAGGCCCACCTGGCCCGGGTGCTCCAGGCCAGCCTGCTCCCGCCCGAGCTGCCCACGGTGCCCGGCGTGACAGTGGCCGGCGGCTACCGGGCCGCCGGGGACACCCTGCGCATCGGCGGCGACTTCTACGAGGTGTTCCCGCACCCACGCGGGGCCCTGTTCGCGCTCGGCGACGTGTGCGGCCGGGGCGTGAGCGCGGCGGTGCTGACCGGCCGGGTCCGCCAGTGCCTGCAGACGCTGCGGCTCGTCGAGCAACGCCCACTGGAGCTGATCCACCTGCTCAACCGGGCGTTGTTCGACGCCCCGGACGCGGCCCGGCGCAGCCAGTTCACCACGCTGCTGCTGGGCTCCCTGGACCACGGCCCCGCCGGGGTGGACATCCGGATCGCCGGAGGAGGCCACCCGTCGCCCCTCCTGGTCACCGCCGACGGCACGGTCACCGCCGTCCCGGTGGGCGGCACGGCGGTCGGGGCGCTGACCACCGCACGGTTCGCCGAGACCCGGGTTCACCTCGACCCCGGCGACGTGCTTCTCGCGTACACCGATGGGGTCACCGAGGCGCACGGACCGCGCGACGCGGAGTCGTTCGGCGAGGCCCGACTACGCGCCGCGCTGGCGTCGGCGGCCGGGCAGCCGCCCGCGGCGCTGATCGACCGGGTGCTCCGGGCGGTCGACGACTGGCGGGACGGGCAGGCCCACGACGACGTCGCGATGCTGGCCATCCGCGCCTCGGCGCCGACGTGA
- a CDS encoding ROK family transcriptional regulator — protein sequence MSLTHAPAGAVRQGSLRELNLALVLGRIAAAERPPSRADLATATGLTRATVSAVVEDLLAGHLVSESDPAPRSGAGRPARGLVLADQGPAGLGLEVNVDYLAVCVVDLAGEVRHRTVHRADLRPVAPADALAQLVEMAGAARDDAADQGLTLIGAALAVPGLVDDAGLVRLAPNLGWHDVPVPALLAEHPPLVEQVPGVPGLVVDNEANLAALGELHSRPPAPASFLHISGEVGIGAGIVLDGALFRGVRGWSGEIGHLPVHPEGRPCRCGGQGCLEQYAGQEAIVTAAGLARAELPADIATARLAELAEAGDPDALRALRDAGTALGVAVAGVVNLLDLDTVVLGGGYAALAPWLCPPVLAEIADRVLTAAWSPVTVRPSTLGAEAAAVGAAGSVVRRIVAQPAGWLARSS from the coding sequence GTGAGCCTCACCCACGCCCCGGCCGGCGCAGTCCGTCAGGGCAGTCTGCGCGAGCTCAACCTCGCCCTGGTGCTCGGCCGCATCGCCGCAGCCGAACGCCCCCCGTCCCGAGCCGACCTGGCCACCGCGACCGGCCTCACCAGAGCAACAGTGTCCGCGGTGGTCGAGGACCTGCTCGCCGGCCATCTGGTCAGCGAATCCGACCCGGCTCCCCGCTCCGGCGCCGGCCGTCCGGCCCGCGGGCTGGTCCTGGCCGACCAGGGGCCGGCCGGGCTCGGTCTGGAGGTCAACGTCGACTACCTGGCGGTCTGCGTGGTGGACCTCGCGGGTGAGGTCCGGCACCGCACCGTACACCGGGCCGACCTGCGTCCGGTGGCCCCCGCCGACGCGCTGGCACAGCTGGTCGAGATGGCCGGGGCCGCCCGCGACGACGCCGCCGACCAGGGCCTCACACTGATCGGGGCCGCGCTCGCGGTGCCCGGCCTGGTGGACGACGCCGGTCTGGTCCGGCTCGCGCCGAACCTCGGCTGGCACGACGTGCCGGTGCCCGCCCTGCTCGCCGAGCACCCTCCGCTGGTCGAGCAGGTGCCCGGCGTGCCCGGCCTGGTGGTCGACAACGAGGCCAACCTCGCCGCGCTCGGCGAGCTGCACTCCCGACCACCCGCCCCGGCCAGCTTCCTGCACATCTCCGGAGAGGTGGGCATCGGCGCGGGCATCGTGCTGGACGGCGCGCTGTTCCGCGGCGTCCGCGGGTGGAGCGGCGAGATCGGGCACCTCCCGGTGCACCCCGAGGGGCGTCCGTGCCGCTGCGGCGGGCAGGGCTGCCTGGAGCAGTACGCCGGCCAGGAGGCGATCGTGACCGCCGCCGGGCTGGCGCGGGCGGAGCTTCCGGCGGACATCGCGACGGCACGGCTCGCCGAGCTGGCCGAGGCCGGCGACCCCGACGCGCTGCGGGCGCTGCGCGACGCCGGGACGGCGCTCGGCGTGGCGGTGGCCGGCGTCGTCAACCTGCTCGACCTGGACACCGTGGTGCTCGGCGGCGGTTACGCGGCCCTGGCGCCCTGGCTGTGTCCTCCGGTGCTCGCCGAGATCGCCGACCGGGTGCTGACCGCCGCCTGGTCACCGGTCACGGTCCGGCCGTCCACGCTCGGCGCGGAGGCCGCGGCGGTAGGCGCCGCCGGCTCGGTCGTCCGCCGGATCGTCGCCCAACCCGCCGGTTGGCTGGCCCGCTCCAGCTGA
- the xylA gene encoding xylose isomerase, whose translation MAPRPTPADKFSFGLWTVGWQARDPFGDATRPELDAVEAVHRLAELGAYGITFHDDDLIPFGVDAATRDQHIARFRKALDETGLVVPMVTTNLFTHPIFKDGGFTSNDRDVRRYALRKVLRQVDLAAELGASTFVMWGGREGSEYDLAKDVRAALDRYREAVNLLTQYSIDKGYHLRFALEPKPNEPRGDILLPTIGHALGFISQLEHPELVGLNPEVGHEQMAGLNYAHGIAQALWQGKLFHLDLNGQRGIKYDQDLVFGHGDLMNAFALVDLLENGGPNGGPAYDGPRHFDYKPSRTEDMDGVWASAAANMSTYLLLKERAAAFRADPEVVEALAASKVGDLNTPTLNDGEGYQEFLADRSAFEDVDVDAVAARGFAFVRLNQLAVEHLLGAR comes from the coding sequence ATGGCACCCCGTCCCACTCCCGCCGACAAGTTCTCCTTCGGGCTCTGGACCGTGGGTTGGCAGGCCCGCGACCCGTTCGGTGACGCCACGCGCCCCGAGCTCGACGCGGTCGAGGCAGTGCACCGGCTCGCCGAGCTGGGCGCGTACGGCATCACCTTCCACGACGACGACCTGATCCCGTTCGGCGTCGACGCCGCGACCCGCGACCAGCACATCGCGCGGTTCCGCAAGGCCCTCGACGAGACCGGCCTGGTGGTGCCGATGGTGACCACCAACCTGTTCACCCACCCGATCTTCAAGGACGGCGGCTTCACCAGCAACGACCGCGACGTCCGCCGCTACGCGCTGCGCAAGGTGCTGCGGCAGGTCGACCTGGCCGCCGAGCTCGGCGCCAGCACCTTCGTCATGTGGGGTGGCCGCGAGGGCTCCGAGTACGACCTCGCCAAGGACGTCCGCGCCGCCCTGGACCGCTACCGCGAGGCGGTCAACCTGCTCACCCAGTACTCCATCGACAAGGGCTACCACCTGCGGTTCGCCCTGGAGCCCAAGCCCAACGAGCCGCGCGGTGACATCCTGCTGCCCACCATCGGGCACGCGCTCGGGTTCATCTCGCAGTTGGAGCACCCGGAGCTGGTCGGCCTCAACCCGGAGGTCGGGCACGAGCAGATGGCCGGGCTCAACTACGCGCACGGCATCGCCCAGGCGCTCTGGCAGGGCAAGCTGTTCCACCTCGACCTCAACGGTCAGCGCGGCATCAAGTACGACCAGGACCTGGTCTTCGGCCACGGCGACCTGATGAACGCGTTCGCCCTGGTGGACCTCCTGGAGAACGGCGGCCCGAACGGCGGGCCGGCCTACGACGGGCCCCGGCACTTCGACTACAAGCCCTCCCGCACCGAGGACATGGACGGCGTCTGGGCCTCCGCGGCGGCCAACATGAGCACCTACCTGCTGCTCAAGGAGCGCGCCGCGGCGTTCCGGGCCGACCCCGAGGTGGTCGAGGCGCTCGCCGCCAGCAAGGTCGGCGACCTGAACACGCCGACGCTCAACGACGGTGAGGGTTACCAGGAGTTCCTGGCCGACCGGTCCGCGTTCGAGGACGTCGACGTGGACGCGGTGGCCGCCCGGGGCTTCGCCTTCGTCCGGCTCAACCAGCTCGCCGTCGAGCACCTGCTCGGCGCCCGCTGA
- the xylB gene encoding xylulokinase: MPLVAGVDSSTQSCKVVIRDAETGALLRQGRAAHPDGTEVDPEAWWQALRNAADQAGGLADVAAISVAGQQHGMVCLDEDGQVVRPALLWNDTRSADAAADLVEEAGGGAAGRRFWAEATGSVPVASFTLTKLRWLARHEPEQAARVAAVCLPHDWLTWRLAGAPGLGALRTDRGDASGTSYWSPSTGEYRLDLLEQGFGRRLIVPEVLGPADSAGKLADELGGGALLGAGTGDNAAAALGVGAGPGDVIVSIGTSGTVFSVADVPAGDESGAVAGFADASGRFLPLVATLNAARVLDAAAAMLGVSLDELADLALSAPAGADGLVMVPYLEGERTPNRPLATGAVHGLTLRTSTPAHLARAAVEGMLCALADGLDALTAQGATARRVILVGGGARSAAVRRIAPQVFGCPVVVPPAGEYVADGAARQAAWVALGGATPPVWAVEGTEEYAAEPVPAVREQYAAARGLVLDRR; encoded by the coding sequence ATGCCGTTGGTCGCGGGCGTCGACTCGTCCACCCAGTCCTGCAAGGTGGTCATCCGGGACGCGGAGACCGGTGCCCTGCTCCGGCAGGGTCGCGCCGCGCACCCGGATGGCACCGAGGTCGACCCGGAAGCCTGGTGGCAGGCGCTGCGTAACGCCGCCGACCAGGCCGGCGGGTTGGCCGACGTGGCCGCGATCTCCGTCGCCGGCCAGCAACACGGCATGGTGTGCCTCGACGAGGACGGCCAGGTGGTCCGCCCGGCCCTGCTGTGGAACGACACCCGGTCCGCCGACGCCGCCGCCGACCTCGTCGAAGAGGCCGGCGGCGGTGCGGCCGGGCGTCGGTTCTGGGCGGAGGCCACCGGCAGCGTGCCGGTGGCCAGCTTCACCCTCACGAAGCTGCGCTGGCTGGCCCGGCACGAGCCGGAGCAGGCCGCCCGGGTGGCCGCCGTGTGCCTGCCCCACGACTGGCTGACCTGGCGGTTGGCCGGCGCGCCGGGGTTGGGTGCGCTGCGTACCGACCGGGGGGATGCGAGCGGCACCAGCTACTGGTCGCCGTCCACCGGCGAATACCGGCTGGACCTGTTGGAGCAGGGCTTCGGGCGGCGACTGATCGTCCCGGAGGTGCTCGGCCCGGCGGACTCGGCGGGGAAGCTCGCCGACGAGCTGGGTGGGGGTGCGTTGCTCGGTGCGGGCACCGGCGACAACGCCGCCGCCGCGCTCGGCGTCGGCGCCGGTCCGGGTGACGTGATCGTCTCCATCGGCACCTCCGGCACGGTGTTCAGCGTCGCCGACGTGCCGGCCGGCGACGAGAGCGGCGCGGTGGCGGGCTTCGCCGACGCGTCCGGTCGTTTCCTTCCGCTGGTCGCCACGCTCAACGCGGCCCGGGTGCTGGACGCGGCCGCCGCGATGCTCGGCGTCAGCCTGGACGAACTGGCCGACCTGGCGCTCTCCGCGCCGGCCGGTGCGGACGGGCTGGTCATGGTGCCCTACCTGGAGGGTGAGCGGACCCCCAACCGTCCGCTCGCCACCGGGGCGGTGCACGGTCTGACCCTGCGCACGTCGACCCCGGCGCACCTGGCCCGGGCCGCCGTGGAGGGCATGCTCTGCGCGCTCGCCGACGGTCTGGACGCGCTGACCGCGCAGGGCGCCACCGCCCGCCGGGTCATCCTGGTCGGCGGCGGGGCCCGGTCGGCCGCGGTGCGTCGGATCGCTCCGCAGGTCTTCGGCTGCCCGGTCGTCGTCCCGCCGGCGGGAGAGTACGTCGCCGACGGGGCCGCCCGGCAGGCCGCCTGGGTCGCCCTGGGTGGTGCCACGCCGCCGGTCTGGGCGGTCGAGGGCACCGAGGAGTACGCGGCCGAGCCCGTCCCCGCCGTCCGTGAGCAGTACGCGGCGGCCCGTGGACTGGTTCTCGACCGCCGCTGA
- a CDS encoding MFS transporter, which translates to MTVTSGGPGRGGRQPGRRPHARGGGPAHRLYSVVVFVLLASLDNVAIGLVPPLYGPISDAFDVSGRLLGLVTAVSFLVSAVAAVGWAYVGDRTNRKPLLMVGTLLWAAGTGGSALAGGYLTFFAGQLVAAVGLGAVGSVGFSVVTDLISPTRRGLVMSFWGLSQGVGTLAGTLVGGLLGATDWRRPFLILTGVGLVATVAYLFTYDIRRGQSEPELADRLDAGAEYDYRISRADLPRILARRTNRWLILQGLTAQAAFGSLVWLPVLFAERAEAQGYSSSTAVVVGSVFATLFQLGGVLSIVGGLVGDALQRRTPRGRALVAAVGILAALPFYLVLFFVPVTIDVPDGASGGAVVGAVLSSVFTEPSVGLSLLTAIVALALTSANSPNWFALIADVNPPEHRGTVYSLGNLVNGVGRAAGNGLVGVAFQGLRAAFPPPLNFAVGLAAFQLFFIPTGVMYWLASRTSPADIENVHDLLHARADRL; encoded by the coding sequence ATGACGGTGACCAGTGGCGGGCCGGGTCGGGGCGGGCGGCAGCCCGGCCGACGCCCGCACGCCCGGGGCGGCGGCCCGGCGCACCGGCTGTACAGCGTCGTGGTGTTCGTGCTGCTCGCCTCACTGGACAACGTGGCGATCGGGCTGGTCCCGCCGCTGTACGGCCCGATCTCCGACGCCTTCGACGTGTCGGGGCGGCTGCTCGGTCTGGTCACCGCCGTCAGCTTCCTGGTCAGCGCGGTGGCAGCGGTCGGCTGGGCGTACGTCGGCGACCGGACCAACCGTAAGCCGCTGCTCATGGTGGGCACCCTGTTGTGGGCGGCGGGCACCGGCGGTAGCGCGCTCGCCGGCGGTTACCTGACGTTCTTCGCGGGGCAGCTGGTCGCCGCGGTCGGCCTCGGTGCGGTCGGCTCGGTCGGTTTCTCGGTGGTCACCGACCTGATCTCACCGACCCGGCGCGGGCTGGTGATGAGCTTCTGGGGGCTCTCCCAGGGGGTCGGCACCCTGGCGGGCACCCTCGTCGGAGGGCTGCTCGGCGCTACGGACTGGCGGCGACCGTTCCTGATCCTGACCGGCGTCGGCCTGGTCGCCACGGTGGCCTACCTGTTCACGTACGACATCCGGCGTGGCCAGAGCGAACCGGAGTTGGCCGACCGGCTGGACGCCGGCGCCGAGTACGACTACCGGATCAGCCGCGCCGACCTGCCGCGCATCCTGGCCCGACGCACCAACCGGTGGCTGATCCTGCAGGGCCTCACCGCGCAGGCCGCCTTCGGGTCCCTGGTGTGGTTGCCGGTGCTCTTCGCCGAACGGGCCGAGGCCCAGGGCTACTCGTCGTCCACGGCGGTGGTGGTGGGCAGCGTCTTCGCCACGCTGTTCCAGCTCGGCGGGGTGCTCTCCATCGTCGGTGGGCTGGTCGGCGACGCGTTGCAACGGCGTACGCCGAGAGGCCGCGCCCTGGTCGCCGCGGTCGGCATCCTCGCCGCGTTGCCGTTCTACCTGGTGTTGTTCTTCGTCCCGGTGACCATCGACGTGCCGGACGGCGCGAGCGGCGGCGCGGTGGTCGGCGCGGTGCTGTCCAGCGTCTTCACCGAGCCGTCGGTGGGGCTGAGCCTGCTCACCGCGATCGTGGCGCTCGCACTGACCTCGGCCAACTCGCCGAACTGGTTCGCGCTGATCGCCGACGTCAATCCGCCGGAGCACCGGGGCACTGTCTACAGCCTGGGCAACCTGGTCAACGGGGTCGGTCGGGCGGCCGGCAACGGGCTGGTCGGGGTGGCGTTCCAGGGGCTGCGCGCGGCATTCCCGCCGCCGTTGAACTTCGCCGTCGGGCTGGCCGCCTTCCAGCTCTTCTTCATTCCCACGGGTGTCATGTACTGGCTGGCGTCGCGAACCTCACCGGCGGACATCGAGAACGTGCACGACCTGCTGCACGCCCGAGCCGACCGCCTCTGA
- a CDS encoding glycoside hydrolase family 13 protein, producing the protein MNTDPTQQTPSGHPVTGWWTEATIYQIYPRSFADSDGDGIGDLPGITARLDHLVELGVDAVWLSPFYPSPQADAGYDVADYRDVDPLFGSLADADKLIAEARSRGLRVIVDLVPNHTSSAHRWFQEALPTPPGSPERSRYIFRDGLGPDGEQPPNDWQSVFGGPAWTRTVDPDGQPGQWYLHLFDTGQPDLNWDNPEVHAEFLDVLRFWLDRGVDGFRVDVAHGLVKQADLADWQEPQEILSGNEIDKPRPPMWDQEGVHEIYRQWRQVLDSYPGERVLVAEAWVEPAERLARYVRSDEMHQAFNFEYLLAAWTAPAQYAVITRSLEATNSVGAPTTWVLSNHDVVRHASRLGLTVGGGRPNGIGIGDPQPDAALGLRRARAATLLMLALPGSAYLYQGEELGLPEHTTLPDEARQDPTWARTGHTQRGRDGCRVPIPWEADAPSYGFGPTDASWLPQPSLWAEYALDRQRDVPGSTYELYRTALRLRRAHGLGRGTLEWLSSGDEVLTFRNGELTVLTNFGKTPVPVPTGAEVLASSAPLDDDGAVPTDVTVWLRTA; encoded by the coding sequence CTGAATACCGATCCGACGCAGCAGACCCCCTCCGGTCACCCGGTCACCGGCTGGTGGACCGAGGCGACCATCTACCAGATCTATCCCCGCTCGTTCGCCGACTCCGACGGCGACGGCATCGGTGACCTTCCCGGCATCACCGCCCGCCTCGACCACCTGGTCGAGCTGGGCGTGGACGCGGTGTGGCTCTCCCCGTTCTATCCGTCGCCGCAGGCCGACGCCGGCTACGACGTGGCCGACTACCGCGACGTCGACCCGCTGTTCGGGAGCCTCGCCGACGCGGACAAGCTGATCGCCGAGGCCCGGTCCCGCGGCCTGCGGGTGATCGTGGACCTGGTGCCGAACCACACCTCCTCGGCGCACCGCTGGTTCCAGGAGGCCCTGCCCACCCCGCCCGGCAGCCCGGAACGGTCCCGGTACATCTTCCGCGACGGTCTCGGCCCCGATGGCGAGCAGCCGCCGAACGACTGGCAGAGCGTCTTCGGCGGCCCCGCCTGGACCCGCACTGTGGACCCGGACGGGCAGCCCGGCCAGTGGTACCTGCACCTGTTCGACACCGGCCAGCCGGACCTCAACTGGGACAACCCGGAGGTGCACGCGGAGTTCCTGGACGTGCTGCGGTTCTGGTTGGACCGTGGGGTGGACGGCTTCCGGGTCGACGTGGCGCACGGCCTGGTCAAGCAGGCCGACCTGGCCGACTGGCAGGAACCGCAGGAGATCCTCTCCGGCAACGAGATCGACAAGCCGCGCCCGCCGATGTGGGACCAGGAGGGTGTGCACGAGATCTACCGGCAGTGGCGGCAGGTCCTGGACAGCTACCCGGGCGAGCGGGTGCTGGTCGCCGAGGCGTGGGTGGAGCCGGCCGAGCGGCTGGCCCGCTACGTGCGGTCGGACGAGATGCACCAGGCGTTCAACTTCGAGTACCTGCTCGCCGCGTGGACCGCACCGGCCCAGTACGCGGTGATCACCCGCTCGTTGGAGGCGACCAACTCGGTCGGCGCGCCGACCACCTGGGTGCTGTCCAACCACGACGTGGTGCGGCACGCGTCCCGCCTCGGCCTGACGGTCGGCGGTGGCCGCCCCAACGGCATCGGCATCGGCGACCCGCAGCCGGACGCCGCGCTCGGCCTGCGCCGGGCCCGGGCGGCCACGCTGCTGATGCTCGCCCTGCCCGGCTCCGCGTACCTCTACCAGGGCGAGGAGCTGGGTCTCCCCGAGCACACCACGCTGCCGGACGAGGCCCGGCAGGACCCGACCTGGGCACGCACCGGGCACACCCAGCGCGGCCGGGACGGCTGCCGGGTGCCGATCCCGTGGGAGGCCGACGCGCCGTCGTACGGCTTCGGGCCCACCGACGCGAGCTGGCTGCCGCAGCCGTCGCTCTGGGCGGAGTACGCGCTGGACCGCCAGCGCGACGTGCCCGGTTCGACGTACGAGCTGTACCGCACGGCGCTGCGGCTGCGCCGCGCCCACGGGCTGGGTCGCGGCACCCTCGAATGGCTGTCCTCCGGCGACGAGGTGCTGACCTTCCGCAACGGTGAGCTGACCGTGCTGACCAACTTCGGCAAGACTCCGGTGCCGGTCCCGACCGGTGCCGAGGTGCTGGCGAGCAGCGCCCCGCTCGACGACGACGGCGCGGTCCCCACCGACGTGACCGTCTGGCTGCGCACCGCCTGA